The Thomasclavelia ramosa DSM 1402 genome includes a region encoding these proteins:
- a CDS encoding DMT family transporter — MIAIICAIASGMTIVLSRSINGYLAKKIGPYQSTFFNYFTGLLTSSILLFFTLLPAFKNISFTKIDLIMLVGGIIGVFNVLILNIVVSKVTPIKLTLITFISQLLSGMILDYYIYHVFTLNKLIGCIIVIIGLIIYQSADIKVISNEEINSI; from the coding sequence ATGATTGCAATAATATGTGCAATAGCTAGCGGTATGACTATTGTTTTAAGCCGTTCCATAAATGGATATTTAGCAAAAAAAATCGGTCCTTATCAAAGCACTTTCTTTAATTACTTTACTGGTTTGCTTACTAGTTCAATTCTCTTATTTTTTACCCTGTTACCAGCATTCAAAAACATTTCATTTACAAAGATAGATCTAATAATGTTAGTTGGAGGAATAATTGGTGTCTTTAATGTTCTAATTTTAAACATCGTCGTTTCCAAAGTTACTCCAATCAAGCTAACTCTAATTACTTTTATCTCTCAATTACTTAGTGGAATGATACTAGACTATTATATCTATCACGTCTTCACCCTTAACAAATTGATTGGTTGTATTATCGTCATTATTGGATTAATTATATATCAATCTGCTGATATAAAAGTCATTTCAAATGAAGAAATTAATTCTATCTAA
- a CDS encoding DMT family transporter, whose amino-acid sequence MYLLLSFLCGLIVSTMNIFNGQLSAHCGVYLATVIIHLIGLITFTLIMFLKKQEISFKHHLPFILYTGGVIGVLTVIFNIIAVNNIGAALLTALGLLGQMIISIILESKGWLGSLKRKLTPLKWLSLIIVTIGIGVMVK is encoded by the coding sequence ATGTATTTATTATTATCTTTTTTATGTGGTTTAATCGTATCGACCATGAATATTTTTAATGGTCAACTATCTGCCCACTGTGGTGTTTATCTAGCAACCGTTATTATTCATTTGATTGGTTTAATTACTTTTACCTTGATCATGTTTTTAAAAAAGCAAGAAATTTCCTTTAAACATCATTTACCCTTTATTTTATACACCGGCGGAGTAATTGGTGTACTAACTGTAATTTTTAATATTATCGCTGTCAATAATATCGGTGCAGCTTTGTTAACAGCATTAGGCTTACTGGGTCAAATGATTATTTCTATCATCCTAGAATCTAAAGGCTGGCTAGGGTCATTAAAAAGAAAACTAACACCACTTAAATGGTTAAGTTTAATAATTGTCACAATTGGAATTGGAGTGATGGTTAAATGA
- a CDS encoding cyclic nucleotide-binding domain-containing protein: MKNREYYINLLKVEQMMSDDNYQYLELCEFSKAEHLLHQGQILEYLYILVSGRIKSCRTTANGTTVLSAFSNPITVTGEVEFLNHHEVTNDVYALKNTVCFRISVAQYEDILLHDLIFMRYLARTLSNRLYHANHNTAISINYPVENRLASYLISSAQQLIIKDNFVQVAEMIGCSYRQLQRVLNDFCQCGYLCKVKRGNYLITDESALKALGQDLYYI; the protein is encoded by the coding sequence ATGAAAAATCGAGAGTATTATATCAATTTGCTTAAAGTTGAGCAGATGATGAGTGATGATAATTATCAGTATCTTGAATTATGTGAGTTTTCTAAGGCTGAACATCTATTACATCAAGGGCAGATATTAGAATATTTATATATTCTTGTATCTGGAAGAATTAAAAGCTGTCGAACGACTGCGAATGGAACAACAGTTTTATCAGCTTTTTCTAATCCAATCACAGTTACTGGAGAAGTTGAATTTCTAAATCATCATGAAGTCACTAATGATGTTTACGCACTCAAAAATACAGTTTGTTTTAGAATATCAGTGGCGCAATATGAAGATATTTTATTACATGATTTAATATTTATGCGTTATTTAGCACGAACACTTTCAAATCGGCTATATCATGCTAATCATAATACTGCTATTTCAATTAATTATCCAGTTGAAAATCGTTTAGCTTCATATCTTATTTCGAGTGCTCAACAATTGATCATTAAGGATAATTTTGTTCAAGTAGCAGAAATGATCGGGTGCAGTTATCGTCAGTTACAGCGAGTCTTAAATGACTTTTGTCAGTGTGGGTATCTTTGTAAGGTTAAACGAGGCAATTACTTGATTACGGATGAAAGTGCATTAAAAGCATTAGGTCAGGATTTGTATTATATATAA
- the nrdG gene encoding anaerobic ribonucleoside-triphosphate reductase activating protein has translation MNYHNITKDDMLNGEGLRVVLWLSGCTHRCPGCHNPQTWDVTSGIPFDAEAKAEIFTELDKDYISGITFSGGDPLHPSSINEVGQLIKEIKERYPDKTIWLYTGFQFDDIKTIDFIKNIDVIVDGRFEITQLDPQLHWKGSANQRVIAVGPTLAFNTIILHDDN, from the coding sequence ATGAATTATCATAATATAACAAAAGATGATATGTTAAATGGTGAAGGGCTCCGAGTAGTTCTTTGGCTTTCAGGATGTACCCATCGATGTCCGGGATGTCACAACCCTCAAACATGGGATGTCACTAGCGGTATTCCTTTTGATGCTGAAGCTAAAGCTGAAATCTTTACAGAACTTGATAAAGATTACATTTCTGGAATTACTTTCAGTGGTGGTGATCCGCTCCACCCTTCCTCAATTAATGAAGTTGGTCAATTGATTAAAGAAATTAAAGAACGTTATCCTGATAAAACAATTTGGCTATATACCGGTTTCCAATTTGATGATATTAAAACGATTGATTTTATCAAAAATATTGATGTAATCGTTGATGGGCGCTTTGAAATTACCCAATTAGATCCTCAATTACATTGGAAAGGTTCTGCAAATCAACGTGTAATTGCAGTAGGCCCAACACTTGCTTTTAATACAATTATTCTTCATGACGATAACTAG
- the nrdD gene encoding anaerobic ribonucleoside-triphosphate reductase: protein MYVIKKDNTKELFNIQKVVTAINKSATRCLYKFKEGEEAQICDFVEARVKDFNSNEITISQMHNVVEGALDAINPKVAKSYRDYRNYKQDFVAMLDEVYKKSQSIMYIGDKENSNTDSALVSTKRSLIFNELNKELYKKFFLTTEELQAIRDGYIYIHDMSARRDTMNCCLFDVKSVLEGGFEMGNLWYNEPKTLDVAFDVIGDITLSAASQQYGGFTVPSVDLLLEPYAIKTFDLFYEKYLSLGLDPETASKVAEGDVLNEFRQGFQGWEYKFNSVSSSRGDYPFITMTTGTGTGKFAKMASIEMLHVRRRGQGKKGNKKPVLFPKIVFLYDEELHGEGKELEELFEAAVLCSSKTMYPDWLSLSGEGYVASIYKKYGEIISPMGCRAFLSPWYRRGGMHPADENDTPVFVGRFNIGAISLHLPLIYAKAKQESKPFFDVLDYYLNLIRKLHLRTYDYLGEMKASVNPLAYCEGGFYGGHLGLHDKIKPILKSATASFGITALNELEQLAHKKSLVEDGSFALKTMEHINQMVEKFKEEDGRLYAIYGTPAENLCGLQVQQFRKKHGVIENVSDRDYVSNSFHCHVSEEISPIEKQDKEKRFWDLCNGGKIQYVKYPIDYNMQAFKTLLKRAMRLGFYEGVNLSLSYCDDCGHEELNMDVCPKCGSKNLTKIDRMNGYLSYSRVKGDTRLNDAKMAEIADRKSM from the coding sequence ATGTACGTAATCAAGAAAGATAATACTAAAGAGCTTTTTAATATACAAAAAGTTGTAACAGCAATCAATAAATCTGCGACACGCTGTTTATATAAATTCAAAGAAGGTGAAGAAGCACAAATTTGTGATTTTGTTGAAGCCCGAGTTAAAGATTTCAATAGCAATGAAATTACTATCTCTCAAATGCACAATGTTGTTGAAGGTGCTTTAGATGCAATCAACCCTAAAGTAGCAAAAAGCTATCGTGATTACCGGAACTACAAACAAGACTTCGTGGCAATGTTAGATGAGGTCTATAAAAAATCACAATCAATCATGTATATTGGAGATAAAGAAAACAGTAATACTGATAGTGCTTTAGTATCGACCAAACGAAGTTTGATTTTTAATGAATTAAATAAAGAGTTATATAAAAAATTCTTCCTTACGACTGAAGAACTACAAGCTATTCGTGATGGTTATATCTATATTCATGATATGTCTGCCCGCCGTGATACAATGAACTGCTGCCTTTTTGATGTTAAAAGCGTTCTTGAAGGTGGATTTGAAATGGGAAATCTTTGGTATAATGAACCTAAAACTCTAGACGTAGCTTTCGATGTAATTGGTGATATTACTTTATCAGCAGCTAGTCAACAATATGGTGGTTTTACTGTTCCTAGCGTTGATTTATTATTAGAACCATATGCCATCAAGACTTTTGATTTATTTTATGAAAAATATCTAAGTTTAGGATTAGATCCAGAAACTGCTTCAAAAGTAGCTGAGGGTGATGTTTTAAATGAATTTAGACAAGGGTTCCAAGGATGGGAATATAAATTTAATTCAGTTTCATCCAGCCGAGGTGACTACCCTTTTATTACAATGACGACAGGAACAGGAACTGGCAAATTTGCGAAAATGGCTTCAATTGAAATGCTTCATGTTCGTCGACGTGGACAAGGAAAAAAAGGAAATAAAAAACCGGTTTTATTTCCTAAGATTGTTTTCTTATATGATGAAGAACTCCATGGCGAGGGTAAAGAACTTGAAGAATTATTTGAAGCAGCAGTATTATGTTCAAGCAAAACAATGTATCCTGACTGGCTCAGCTTATCAGGTGAAGGATATGTAGCTTCAATCTACAAAAAATATGGAGAAATCATCTCTCCAATGGGATGCCGGGCCTTTTTATCACCTTGGTATCGTCGAGGAGGAATGCATCCTGCTGATGAAAATGATACTCCCGTATTTGTAGGACGCTTTAATATTGGAGCGATCAGTCTCCACTTGCCTCTTATTTATGCTAAAGCAAAACAAGAAAGTAAACCTTTCTTTGATGTATTAGATTATTATTTAAACTTAATTAGAAAGTTACATTTACGAACATATGATTATCTTGGTGAGATGAAAGCCTCTGTTAATCCTCTTGCTTATTGTGAAGGAGGCTTCTATGGTGGGCATCTTGGTCTACATGATAAAATCAAACCTATTTTAAAATCTGCTACTGCTTCTTTTGGAATAACTGCTTTAAATGAATTAGAACAGTTAGCACATAAAAAATCATTAGTTGAAGATGGTTCATTTGCTTTAAAAACAATGGAACATATTAATCAAATGGTTGAAAAATTCAAAGAGGAAGATGGTCGTTTATATGCTATTTATGGGACCCCAGCAGAAAACCTCTGTGGTCTTCAAGTGCAACAATTCCGAAAAAAACATGGTGTAATTGAAAACGTTAGTGACCGTGATTATGTCAGCAACTCTTTCCATTGTCATGTTTCTGAAGAAATTAGTCCTATTGAAAAACAAGATAAAGAAAAACGTTTTTGGGACTTATGTAATGGCGGTAAGATTCAATATGTCAAATATCCAATCGATTACAACATGCAAGCTTTTAAAACCTTACTTAAACGTGCAATGAGATTAGGCTTTTATGAAGGTGTAAATCTATCATTATCCTATTGCGATGATTGTGGCCATGAAGAATTAAATATGGATGTTTGCCCAAAATGTGGAAGTAAAAACTTAACAAAGATAGATCGGATGAACGGTTATTTATCATATTCACGAGTTAAAGGGGATACGCGTTTAAATGATGCAAAAATGGCAGAAATTGCAGATCGGAAATCAATGTAA
- the nrdD gene encoding anaerobic ribonucleoside-triphosphate reductase, with the protein MKVIKRDGQSVEFDASKIEKAILKAMQCGSGIVDSKCAHDIAVEIENWHQFSDNNISIYRIEGQVFEKLIEKGQILTAKAYEGYRKVREFQRETNTIDKEIYGIVNQTNKEAMEENSNKDATVLATQRDLIAGEFSKDYCRRLLLPPKIVQAHDDGIIHFHDMDYYIQKMHNCDLVNLKDMFAKGTVINDKLIETPKSLQTACTVATQIVQQVANGQYGGQTISLAHLSPYVRLSYEKHQRNVRNEGRLIGIDYSEEQIIKIAKSRLQDEIKAGIQTIQYQINTFSTTNGQAPFLSVFMYLREEPEYIEETAMLIEETLKQRFIGMKNPVGAYVTPAFPKLLYVLDDNNVPQDSKYRYLTDLAVKCVSKRMMPDFISAKIMRENYEGQVFPCMGCRSFLSPWKDENGEYKWYGRFNQGVVTLNLADAGLSANHKLDNFWKILDERLELCKEALMLRHESLKGTLADVSPIHWRYGALARLESGKPIDKLLENGYSTISLGYIGLYECVVALIGQTHTSKEGNELATKIMERLRSACDSWKEETGLGFGLYGTPAESTTYTFARALKKRFGIVEGITDKDYLTNSYHVNVKEHIDAFDKLQVEAKFQKVSSGGAISYVEVTNMSENLDALSALIDYMYNTIQYAEINTKSDYCQECGFDGEILLDENREWYCPNCGNRNHKTLNVCRRTCGYLGDNFWNQGRTQEIAERFVHLDNHLYGE; encoded by the coding sequence ATGAAAGTTATTAAAAGAGATGGGCAAAGCGTTGAGTTTGATGCTTCAAAAATTGAAAAAGCAATTTTAAAAGCAATGCAGTGCGGAAGCGGGATCGTTGATTCTAAATGTGCTCATGATATTGCTGTAGAGATAGAAAACTGGCATCAATTCAGTGATAATAATATTTCGATATATCGAATTGAGGGACAAGTTTTTGAAAAATTAATTGAAAAAGGACAAATCTTAACTGCTAAAGCATATGAAGGATATCGTAAAGTTCGGGAGTTTCAAAGAGAAACAAATACGATTGACAAAGAGATATATGGAATTGTAAACCAAACTAATAAAGAAGCAATGGAAGAAAATTCAAATAAAGATGCTACAGTTTTAGCAACTCAAAGAGATTTGATTGCTGGTGAATTTTCAAAAGATTATTGTCGGCGGCTATTATTACCACCTAAAATTGTTCAGGCACATGATGATGGAATCATTCATTTCCATGATATGGATTACTATATCCAAAAAATGCATAATTGCGATCTTGTCAATTTAAAGGATATGTTTGCTAAAGGAACAGTTATTAATGATAAGTTGATTGAAACACCTAAATCATTACAAACAGCTTGTACTGTGGCAACTCAAATCGTACAACAAGTAGCTAATGGTCAATATGGTGGACAAACTATCTCATTAGCTCATTTATCACCATATGTGCGTTTAAGTTATGAGAAGCACCAACGAAATGTTCGTAATGAAGGTCGTTTGATTGGAATTGACTATAGTGAAGAACAAATTATTAAGATTGCTAAATCACGCCTACAAGATGAAATTAAAGCCGGAATTCAAACGATTCAATATCAAATTAATACTTTCTCAACTACTAATGGACAAGCACCATTTTTATCAGTGTTTATGTATTTAAGAGAAGAACCTGAATATATTGAAGAAACAGCAATGCTAATTGAAGAAACATTAAAACAACGATTTATTGGAATGAAAAATCCTGTTGGGGCTTATGTGACACCAGCTTTCCCAAAACTTTTATATGTTCTTGATGATAATAATGTACCGCAAGATAGTAAGTATCGTTATTTAACGGATTTAGCAGTTAAATGTGTCTCAAAGAGAATGATGCCAGATTTTATTTCTGCTAAGATCATGCGTGAAAACTATGAGGGACAAGTATTCCCTTGCATGGGATGCCGTAGTTTCTTATCACCATGGAAAGATGAAAATGGTGAATACAAGTGGTATGGTCGTTTTAATCAAGGAGTAGTGACATTGAATCTTGCTGATGCTGGTCTGTCAGCTAATCATAAATTAGATAACTTTTGGAAAATCTTAGATGAACGTTTAGAATTATGTAAAGAGGCCTTGATGTTACGTCATGAAAGTTTAAAAGGAACACTAGCAGATGTTAGCCCGATTCATTGGCGTTATGGAGCTTTAGCTCGTTTAGAGTCAGGGAAACCAATTGATAAGCTTTTGGAAAATGGGTATTCAACAATTTCCTTAGGGTATATTGGTTTATATGAATGTGTTGTAGCTTTAATTGGTCAAACTCATACTTCTAAAGAAGGAAATGAGTTAGCAACAAAGATCATGGAACGTTTAAGAAGTGCTTGTGACAGCTGGAAAGAAGAAACAGGATTAGGTTTTGGTTTATATGGAACTCCAGCAGAATCAACTACATATACATTCGCTAGAGCATTAAAGAAACGTTTTGGAATTGTTGAAGGAATTACTGATAAGGATTATTTAACAAATTCATACCATGTTAATGTTAAAGAACATATTGATGCTTTTGATAAACTGCAAGTTGAAGCAAAATTCCAAAAAGTATCTTCTGGCGGAGCAATCAGTTATGTTGAAGTCACTAATATGTCAGAAAATTTAGATGCTTTATCAGCGTTGATTGACTATATGTATAACACAATTCAATATGCAGAGATTAATACAAAATCAGATTATTGTCAGGAATGCGGATTTGACGGCGAAATCTTACTAGATGAAAATCGGGAATGGTATTGTCCAAATTGTGGAAATCGTAATCATAAAACTTTAAATGTTTGTCGTCGTACTTGTGGTTATTTAGGTGATAATTTCTGGAATCAAGGTAGAACACAAGAAATTGCTGAACGTTTTGTTCACTTAGATAATCATCTTTATGGTGAGTAA
- the nrdG gene encoding anaerobic ribonucleoside-triphosphate reductase activating protein: MRYAQIRKTDIANGEGIRVSLYVQGCKRHCPNCFNPETWDFTGGNKFDLKTENILIKLVNQPHIVGITILGGEPLELENRQDVSILLKHLKEQCPNKTIWLYSSFLYEEIKDFDVEILSYLDVLIDGPFVEALKDRKLRFRGSSNQRLIDVKKSLANDEVILYQDSRYYKNDKEV, encoded by the coding sequence ATGAGATATGCTCAAATTCGAAAAACGGATATTGCTAACGGAGAAGGAATTAGGGTATCTTTATATGTTCAAGGTTGTAAACGACATTGTCCAAACTGTTTTAATCCCGAAACTTGGGATTTTACTGGCGGGAATAAATTTGATTTAAAAACTGAAAATATTTTAATTAAATTAGTAAATCAGCCGCATATCGTAGGAATCACGATTCTTGGTGGTGAACCATTAGAGTTGGAAAATCGCCAGGATGTTTCCATTTTATTAAAACATCTTAAGGAACAATGTCCTAATAAGACAATCTGGTTATATTCTTCTTTCTTATATGAAGAAATCAAAGATTTTGATGTTGAGATTTTATCATATTTAGATGTTTTAATTGATGGACCGTTTGTTGAAGCATTGAAGGATCGTAAATTAAGATTCCGTGGATCCTCAAATCAACGATTAATAGATGTAAAAAAATCATTAGCTAATGATGAGGTTATTTTATATCAAGATAGCCGTTATTATAAAAATGATAAAGAGGTATGA
- a CDS encoding MurR/RpiR family transcriptional regulator: MSNIRIQLLNVINRESSNSMNFIIAQYILENLDRRKVITTKELADNCNVSKSSISRFCRKIGYEDFMELQYAIATYNSFIAERFSHIDGVTTKDYVVNYFERSKEIINYLNQNMDTDTLEELVKDIHDYKRVVLMGHVQSSFPAISLQYYLTILHKFIYSTQDPNEQREMLETLDDQNLIIIFSAGGRFLERVLDRLSVMDRENGPKIYMITANKLKHFPFVHKYIELSEEFSYSSSVILEMYSNLISLIYHKKYTDNYY, from the coding sequence ATGAGTAATATAAGGATTCAATTATTAAATGTAATCAATAGAGAATCATCAAATTCAATGAATTTTATTATCGCACAGTATATTTTAGAAAATCTTGATAGGCGAAAGGTAATTACTACTAAAGAATTAGCTGATAATTGTAATGTATCAAAGTCTTCAATTAGCCGCTTCTGTCGTAAAATCGGGTATGAGGATTTTATGGAGCTTCAATATGCGATTGCAACATATAACTCATTTATTGCAGAAAGATTTTCTCATATTGATGGTGTTACAACCAAAGATTATGTTGTGAACTATTTCGAACGTTCTAAAGAAATAATTAATTATTTAAATCAAAATATGGATACGGACACTCTCGAAGAGTTAGTTAAAGATATTCATGACTATAAGAGAGTAGTTTTAATGGGACATGTTCAATCTAGTTTTCCGGCTATTTCCCTTCAATATTATTTAACGATTTTACATAAATTCATTTATTCAACACAGGATCCAAATGAACAAAGAGAAATGCTGGAGACTTTAGATGATCAAAATCTGATTATTATTTTTAGTGCCGGGGGAAGATTTTTAGAAAGAGTGCTGGATCGTTTGAGTGTTATGGATAGAGAAAATGGTCCTAAAATATATATGATAACTGCAAATAAGTTAAAACATTTTCCTTTTGTTCATAAATATATTGAATTATCTGAAGAATTTAGTTATTCATCGTCCGTTATATTAGAGATGTATTCTAATCTTATTTCGCTTATTTATCATAAAAAATATACTGATAATTATTATTGA
- a CDS encoding glycoside hydrolase family 1 protein, producing MNYPFKMYWGSASADFQYEGGFNEGKRGLITHDIVTDGSYTTPRRLTYRLPDGTLGSVAYRESFPEGAVGCIHDHVYYPSHNAVDFYHHYKEDIKLLAEMGLSMMRFGICWTRIYPTGEEKTPNEEGLQFYEDVIDECLKYNIEPMITICHDELPLYLANKYDGWSNRIMIDLYEKLCNALFERFKGKVKYWLTFNELNVLQGFSHLGTRNSDAQTTWQAIHHLFIASARAKILAKKIMPKAMLGAMYATSPSYPKTCHPDDQLAWMKQRRRLFYFSDVMLRGYYPSFARSFWDEYKVTIRMEENDEEILKEGTLDFYSFSCYRSTTIGKDDKLGIIALPFGENPYLKSTPWGWPIDPVSIRYVLNEVYDRYQKPIFIVENGLGEVDKPDENNFVNDTYRINYLNDHFLEIKKAVEIDRVPVLGYTMWGGIDLVSLSTGEMKKRYGWVYVDMDDKGNGSKKRYPKASFYWMKEFIKSNGNILKENNQGE from the coding sequence ATGAATTATCCATTTAAAATGTATTGGGGAAGTGCCAGTGCAGACTTTCAATATGAAGGTGGATTTAATGAAGGAAAAAGAGGACTCATTACACATGACATTGTGACTGATGGTTCGTACACAACCCCTAGAAGGCTTACATACAGATTGCCGGATGGAACGTTAGGTTCAGTTGCATATAGAGAATCATTTCCAGAAGGTGCAGTAGGGTGTATTCACGATCATGTTTATTATCCTAGTCATAATGCGGTTGATTTTTATCATCACTATAAAGAGGATATTAAGTTATTAGCAGAAATGGGATTATCAATGATGAGATTTGGAATCTGCTGGACAAGAATTTATCCTACTGGTGAGGAAAAAACTCCGAATGAAGAAGGTTTACAGTTTTATGAAGATGTCATTGATGAATGTTTAAAATACAATATTGAACCAATGATTACAATTTGCCATGATGAGCTTCCTTTATATCTTGCTAATAAATATGATGGCTGGTCTAATCGAATAATGATTGATTTGTATGAAAAGTTATGTAATGCGTTATTTGAAAGGTTTAAAGGAAAAGTCAAATACTGGCTTACGTTTAATGAACTTAATGTACTTCAAGGATTCTCGCATCTGGGTACAAGAAATTCAGATGCTCAAACTACTTGGCAGGCAATTCATCATTTGTTTATCGCCAGTGCCAGGGCTAAAATTTTAGCAAAAAAAATTATGCCAAAAGCAATGTTAGGAGCAATGTATGCAACTAGTCCATCGTATCCTAAAACGTGTCATCCTGATGATCAACTTGCATGGATGAAACAAAGGAGAAGACTATTCTATTTTTCAGATGTAATGCTTAGAGGTTATTATCCAAGCTTTGCACGAAGTTTCTGGGATGAATATAAGGTGACTATAAGAATGGAAGAAAATGATGAAGAAATCTTAAAAGAAGGAACCTTAGACTTTTATTCATTTAGCTGTTATAGATCAACAACGATTGGGAAAGACGATAAATTAGGAATCATCGCATTACCATTCGGTGAAAATCCATATTTAAAATCTACACCCTGGGGATGGCCTATTGATCCAGTTAGTATACGATATGTGTTAAATGAAGTGTATGATCGTTATCAAAAACCAATTTTTATTGTCGAAAATGGTTTGGGCGAAGTCGATAAACCGGATGAAAATAATTTTGTAAACGATACATATAGAATCAATTATCTAAATGACCATTTCTTAGAAATAAAAAAGGCGGTAGAAATTGATAGGGTACCAGTTTTAGGATATACCATGTGGGGAGGCATCGATCTAGTATCACTAAGCACTGGTGAGATGAAAAAACGTTATGGCTGGGTCTATGTGGATATGGACGATAAAGGAAATGGCTCTAAAAAGAGATATCCCAAAGCATCATTTTACTGGATGAAAGAGTTTATTAAATCAAATGGAAATATTTTAAAAGAAAATAATCAGGGGGAATGA